One window of the candidate division WOR-3 bacterium genome contains the following:
- a CDS encoding enoyl-CoA hydratase-related protein, with amino-acid sequence MAYKNIIVEVADKIAILKVNRPEVLNAVNTETILEIESAMKEFNDDKDVRVIIITGEGKSFVSGSDISRLAQMDSLAAREYSQIGQRVLSLIENMEKPVIAAVNGYALGSGCEIAMACDIRIASEKAKFGQPEVKLGLIPGHAGTQRLARLVGIGKAKELIFTGDLIDAQEAYNIGLVNKVVSADNLLEEAKNIAKKIIENAGPNAVKIAKTVLNRGIDSNLQTANSYETEAFSILFSTEEAKEGMKAFLEKRKPNW; translated from the coding sequence ATGGCTTATAAAAATATAATTGTGGAGGTTGCAGACAAGATTGCAATTTTAAAAGTAAACAGGCCTGAAGTTTTAAATGCAGTAAACACCGAAACAATACTTGAGATTGAATCCGCAATGAAAGAATTTAATGATGACAAAGATGTGCGGGTCATAATTATTACTGGCGAAGGTAAATCGTTCGTTTCAGGTTCAGATATTTCAAGACTCGCCCAGATGGATTCACTTGCAGCAAGGGAATATAGCCAGATAGGGCAGAGGGTTTTATCTCTCATTGAGAATATGGAAAAACCGGTGATTGCCGCAGTAAATGGTTATGCACTCGGTTCTGGGTGTGAGATTGCAATGGCATGTGACATTAGAATTGCTTCAGAAAAGGCTAAGTTCGGTCAACCTGAAGTTAAACTTGGCTTAATACCCGGGCATGCTGGAACACAGAGGCTTGCACGGCTGGTTGGTATTGGTAAGGCAAAGGAGTTGATATTTACCGGTGATTTGATAGACGCACAAGAGGCATATAACATTGGTTTAGTTAATAAGGTCGTTTCTGCGGATAATCTGCTTGAAGAGGCAAAGAATATTGCAAAGAAAATCATTGAAAATGCAGGTCCAAATGCGGTGAAGATTGCCAAGACCGTTTTGAATCGCGGTATTGATTCAAATTTACAGACTGCAAATTCCTATGAAACCGAGGCATTCAGTATTTTATTTTCTACTGAAGAGGCAAAAGAAGGGATGAAGGCGTTTTTAGAGAAGAGAAAACCCAATTGGTGA
- a CDS encoding T9SS type A sorting domain-containing protein has protein sequence MKIFGLCLYLFLMCAFAGQLGVAPAGKIKVDVEQIHPIELNEKLECINTGVSTVPPWLMYRDPPWSAGVQVPDVYNRSDSMLSMAVGPNGRIYVAYTTNWNANPACAGFGIASSTNNGLTWDNRVYRVNNTAYTEFNPEIAVTNDGKIWLWGTLNGGTYINIPAFMRSRATCYNNPDSLFGFSIFNIPYRFYPECVSWGNGNQLLFAQYTVDRPGDNDSVFCIYSHDSAAWYGFTIRPPGGNPGMTSIGLDVSGTDTILIHAIEYFDATGNDWDVVWYLDTLNGSGYFYGWSTNNPNNDRYPSVYCNQGYAYIAIQADVGSGNNDILFNYSTDYGATWGTTLVNITNDPGNETYPRLHGIGSTVGCNYIYGGNTVRFNYSIWYGQDGTWQTPEVVTDNASANNSYHATALLFTPAYVHSVWEDTRNSGTDGIEIYASRRDPIIGISETKSTKLGKMKLYPNPFKEKVTLSLSPELNGKNIELYVYDLSGKFVTAQSIIVNNSTITWNGNDNSGRKLPAGIYVLRINDGNRIVTQKAVLLQ, from the coding sequence ATGAAGATATTTGGTCTGTGTCTTTATCTTTTTTTAATGTGTGCCTTTGCGGGACAGTTGGGTGTTGCCCCCGCAGGTAAAATCAAGGTAGATGTGGAGCAGATACATCCGATTGAGTTGAATGAAAAACTTGAATGTATAAATACCGGTGTATCAACAGTCCCACCTTGGTTAATGTATCGTGACCCGCCCTGGAGTGCGGGTGTTCAGGTGCCTGATGTTTACAACAGAAGTGACTCAATGCTATCAATGGCAGTGGGTCCCAATGGACGGATATATGTCGCATATACGACAAACTGGAATGCAAACCCTGCATGCGCTGGTTTCGGTATAGCAAGCTCTACTAATAATGGTTTAACATGGGATAACCGTGTCTACAGAGTAAATAACACCGCATATACTGAATTCAATCCCGAAATTGCAGTCACTAATGACGGAAAAATCTGGCTCTGGGGAACACTCAATGGTGGTACATATATAAATATTCCTGCTTTTATGCGTTCGCGTGCCACTTGTTATAACAACCCTGATAGTCTTTTTGGGTTCAGTATTTTCAATATTCCTTACAGGTTTTATCCTGAATGTGTGAGCTGGGGTAATGGGAATCAGTTGCTTTTTGCCCAATATACTGTGGATCGTCCCGGGGATAATGACAGTGTATTCTGCATTTACTCGCACGACAGTGCTGCATGGTATGGTTTTACAATTCGTCCACCTGGAGGAAATCCAGGGATGACCTCAATCGGCCTTGATGTTTCAGGAACCGATACAATTCTCATTCACGCCATTGAATATTTTGATGCCACAGGTAACGATTGGGATGTCGTATGGTATCTTGATACCCTAAATGGCTCAGGTTATTTCTATGGTTGGTCAACAAATAACCCAAATAACGACCGTTATCCATCGGTGTATTGCAATCAGGGTTATGCATATATAGCAATTCAGGCGGATGTGGGAAGCGGAAATAACGATATTCTTTTTAACTACTCTACTGATTATGGTGCAACCTGGGGAACAACATTAGTTAATATTACCAATGACCCCGGCAATGAAACATATCCAAGATTGCATGGAATTGGGAGTACGGTTGGATGCAACTATATTTACGGGGGCAACACAGTGCGTTTTAATTACTCAATCTGGTATGGTCAGGATGGAACATGGCAGACACCTGAAGTCGTAACTGATAATGCATCAGCAAATAATTCTTATCACGCAACGGCACTTCTGTTTACGCCTGCTTATGTCCATTCGGTCTGGGAGGATACGAGGAATTCAGGGACCGATGGGATTGAGATTTATGCATCACGAAGAGACCCGATAATTGGAATTTCCGAAACAAAATCAACAAAATTGGGCAAAATGAAATTGTACCCGAATCCATTTAAAGAAAAGGTGACTCTCAGTTTGAGCCCTGAATTGAATGGTAAGAATATAGAACTTTATGTCTATGATTTATCCGGGAAATTTGTCACTGCACAATCTATAATTGTAAATAATTCTACAATTACCTGGAACGGAAACGACAATAGCGGAAGAAAATTACCCGCAGGGATATATGTCTTGAGAATCAATGATGGGAATCGGATTGTAACCCAGAAGGCGGTATTGTTGCAGTAA
- a CDS encoding arginine decarboxylase, pyruvoyl-dependent, with product MIPKRVFLTKGVGKHKEKLASFESALRDAGIAPFNIVRVSSILPPGAKLVSKAKGLQYLSPGEIVYVVVSECSTNEPHRLIAASIGVAVPADRNQYGYLSEYHSYGETENKAGDKAEDLAAQMLATTLGVPFDPDTSYDERKELWKISTKIVKTMNITQTAIGDKYGLWTTVIAAAVLVP from the coding sequence ATGATACCAAAAAGAGTGTTTTTAACAAAAGGTGTAGGAAAACATAAAGAGAAACTTGCAAGTTTTGAGTCAGCATTGAGGGATGCCGGCATTGCACCTTTTAATATTGTGCGTGTTTCAAGTATTTTACCCCCGGGTGCAAAACTCGTTTCAAAGGCGAAGGGCTTGCAGTATTTATCACCAGGTGAAATTGTTTATGTTGTTGTATCAGAATGTAGTACGAATGAACCACATAGATTAATTGCCGCAAGTATTGGTGTTGCTGTTCCTGCAGATAGAAATCAGTATGGTTATCTTTCTGAATATCACTCATATGGGGAAACGGAAAACAAGGCAGGGGATAAGGCAGAAGACCTTGCCGCGCAGATGCTTGCTACAACCCTTGGTGTACCTTTTGATCCGGATACAAGTTATGACGAAAGGAAAGAACTCTGGAAGATTTCTACAAAAATTGTGAAGACCATGAACATAACCCAGACTGCAATTGGAGACAAATACGGACTCTGGACAACGGTGATCGCAGCAGCAGTTCTCGTGCCCTAA
- a CDS encoding 5'-nucleotidase C-terminal domain-containing protein: MLFCLLTYILFASVPEHIYILYTNDIEGGLLPSTAWWINPYFPPPIGNAAGAATLIREKKKEADSLGYGFLLLDTGDMFVGSPIGEFSKGKAVVDYFNYCGYDLLSPGNHDYDMGVDVFKDIVKSVNAQFICSNIVYEDTKENVEYLKPYTIIEFGDLKVGVFGLLTEYMKGMTTPERFKNHAVLPEIETARRFVDTLKSKGVDLIFGMTGIGLRHDKRLAENVPGIDVIFGSHSSTALEEPYEDSINHTIICQNYSHLTSIGFLDLKIDKKTKRIIGYRGELIDLLSDEIELDTILLNMLTKWEQDTKKGFDEVIGYAKRDLTRAGFEESPMGNLITDAMREYFNADIAIHNSGGIRANLKKGEITYKDCYYVDALSNTAVLMKMNGEQVKKVLEVGVNGRHAIFQVSGIKFKYNSKNPINERILEVRLYDGSLIKPEKEYLVVTNSFLAGGGGDYAIFKEGKDIQETFTYLRNIIADYIRKNSPIDKEIEGRIVDLSRK, translated from the coding sequence ATGTTATTTTGTTTACTAACATATATTCTATTTGCAAGTGTTCCTGAACACATTTATATTCTCTATACAAATGACATAGAAGGTGGGCTTTTACCCAGTACTGCCTGGTGGATAAATCCATACTTTCCACCACCAATTGGCAATGCGGCTGGTGCAGCAACCTTGATAAGAGAAAAGAAAAAAGAGGCAGATAGTCTGGGCTATGGATTTTTACTTCTTGATACTGGTGATATGTTTGTTGGCTCGCCTATAGGAGAATTTTCTAAAGGCAAGGCGGTGGTTGATTATTTCAATTATTGTGGTTATGACCTGCTTTCTCCTGGAAATCATGATTATGATATGGGTGTGGATGTGTTCAAGGATATTGTAAAGAGTGTTAATGCACAATTTATCTGCAGTAACATTGTTTATGAAGATACAAAAGAAAATGTTGAATATTTAAAGCCATATACAATTATTGAATTCGGTGATTTAAAAGTCGGTGTCTTTGGACTGCTCACAGAATATATGAAGGGAATGACTACGCCTGAGCGGTTTAAAAATCACGCAGTTTTACCGGAGATTGAAACTGCAAGGAGATTTGTTGATACACTGAAATCCAAAGGCGTTGATTTGATATTTGGAATGACCGGGATAGGTTTACGCCACGATAAAAGGCTTGCTGAAAATGTTCCAGGAATTGATGTCATATTCGGTTCTCATAGTTCTACTGCACTTGAGGAGCCCTATGAGGATTCAATCAATCATACCATAATCTGTCAGAATTATAGCCATCTTACAAGTATAGGTTTTCTTGATTTGAAGATTGATAAGAAAACAAAAAGGATAATCGGTTACCGTGGTGAACTAATAGACTTATTGAGTGATGAAATAGAACTTGATACGATATTACTCAATATGTTAACCAAATGGGAACAGGATACCAAAAAAGGATTTGACGAAGTTATCGGTTATGCAAAAAGAGATTTGACCCGTGCTGGTTTTGAAGAATCACCAATGGGTAATTTGATTACCGATGCGATGCGTGAATATTTCAATGCTGATATAGCAATCCATAATTCAGGTGGCATAAGGGCAAATCTTAAAAAAGGGGAGATAACCTATAAAGATTGTTATTATGTTGATGCGCTTTCCAACACCGCGGTCTTGATGAAAATGAACGGAGAACAGGTAAAAAAAGTTCTGGAAGTTGGAGTTAATGGCAGACATGCAATATTCCAGGTTTCAGGGATAAAATTTAAATATAATTCTAAAAATCCGATAAATGAAAGGATTCTTGAAGTAAGACTTTATGATGGCAGTTTGATAAAACCTGAAAAAGAATACCTTGTTGTAACTAATTCATTCCTTGCGGGCGGCGGTGGTGATTATGCTATTTTTAAAGAGGGAAAAGATATTCAGGAGACTTTTACATATCTGCGCAATATAATTGCAGATTACATTAGAAAAAATTCTCCAATAGATAAAGAAATAGAAGGAAGAATTGTTGATCTCTCTCGTAAATAA
- a CDS encoding endonuclease/exonuclease/phosphatase family protein — MSKKNIGVLCSCPVKITAIFFLSILLFSSGNSGQLKIATYNLLNFPNTMGYERIKYYRQIMDYLKPDVLVVQEMQSEFGMELFRDSVLNYEQNDFSSAPFNDGPDTDNGLFYRRSKSEFVDAIYIPTANRDIARYRLRMKDSKREFYIFSVHLKADAECELIRLQEAIRLRSHLDSLADSTEYLVMGDFNFYYNESGYCKLIDSIETSPRGLRDLLAFSGVWHDNQSYAYAHTQSTRNEQLPDGGAGGGLDDRFDLVLCSPNFLDTAGLFLPAESYTVFGNDGKHFNKSINSGVNYAVPDEIARALYFASDHLPVSVIIMDGYNTQMEIKELAIYPNPMRRQAYVKLPHLEHFKMAKVTITNILGQRIYEIESSNPYMVSISNDKLNVGIYFVHIQIETKYNQYYYRTKLAVIK, encoded by the coding sequence ATGAGCAAAAAAAATATTGGGGTACTTTGTTCCTGCCCTGTAAAAATCACGGCGATATTTTTTTTATCAATTCTACTATTTTCTTCAGGCAATTCGGGGCAACTTAAAATTGCTACATATAATCTATTAAACTTCCCCAATACAATGGGTTATGAACGGATTAAATATTATCGTCAGATAATGGATTATTTAAAGCCAGATGTCCTTGTTGTTCAGGAAATGCAGAGTGAATTTGGAATGGAATTGTTCCGCGATTCGGTCTTGAACTATGAGCAGAATGATTTTTCAAGTGCACCTTTTAATGATGGTCCAGATACAGACAATGGCTTGTTTTATCGTCGTTCAAAATCTGAATTTGTTGATGCTATTTATATTCCAACGGCAAATAGAGATATAGCAAGATACCGTCTTAGAATGAAGGATTCAAAAAGAGAATTTTATATCTTTTCTGTTCATCTTAAGGCAGACGCCGAGTGTGAATTAATAAGACTGCAGGAGGCAATAAGATTAAGAAGCCATCTTGATTCTCTCGCTGATTCTACTGAATATCTTGTTATGGGCGATTTTAATTTTTATTACAATGAATCAGGATATTGCAAACTAATTGATAGCATTGAAACAAGTCCGAGAGGACTGCGTGATTTATTAGCATTTTCAGGGGTTTGGCACGATAATCAATCTTATGCCTATGCCCATACACAATCAACAAGGAATGAGCAACTTCCTGATGGAGGTGCTGGGGGTGGGCTTGATGACAGATTTGACCTCGTTTTATGTTCACCAAACTTTTTAGACACTGCCGGGCTTTTTCTACCCGCAGAATCTTACACAGTTTTCGGAAATGATGGGAAACATTTTAATAAATCAATTAATAGTGGTGTGAATTATGCTGTGCCTGATGAAATAGCAAGGGCACTTTATTTTGCATCCGACCACCTGCCTGTGTCGGTAATTATTATGGATGGGTATAATACTCAAATGGAGATTAAAGAACTTGCTATCTATCCCAATCCAATGCGCAGACAGGCATATGTAAAACTTCCGCATTTAGAACATTTCAAAATGGCGAAAGTCACCATTACAAATATTCTTGGACAACGGATTTATGAAATAGAGAGTTCTAATCCCTATATGGTTTCCATAAGTAATGATAAACTTAATGTCGGCATTTATTTCGTGCATATCCAGATTGAAACCAAATATAATCAGTATTATTATCGCACCAAACTCGCGGTGATAAAATGA
- the murJ gene encoding murein biosynthesis integral membrane protein MurJ: protein MADITKGVRSFTLGTAISRVTGLFREMVFAFLYGASTSTDAFQASFRLLDLFRDLFAETTLSSAIIPILTEEKNKGKQNQNLLASNIFNLLFIVVGIITVLCIIFAPYLVRIIAFGFGNIPGKFDLTAKLAQIIIPFLLFVAFSAWAMSYLNTENKFFIPSVASAWFNIFSIVVPIILYNYLINKGIDPIFGMAYGVLAGGLIQFGSQIPALIKNGFRYHLFLKLSDPAIKKVIFLFIPVALGLASSRINVMVDTIMVSFLEERSMTWLHYAFRIMHLPLGLFGIAVGAVALPSLSKLVVENNFEEMRRTLLGSLKLVFLLTILSSVFIIFFSHPITRIIYERGKFNAFDTSATASALIFYIIGVPFASGLRNVASAFYALKDSKTPMYVSLGMIAVNVFLNYILMRLMSFRGIALATSISAFLNFIILFKILPKKIGSFGINELLKFILLISIGSVISSFIGIIVFNHFNKTFSPNLLIQIIALCIACFLTVVTFYFYCKIIKIKDATKILKQLFKR, encoded by the coding sequence ATGGCAGATATTACGAAGGGTGTCCGTTCATTCACACTTGGAACTGCAATCAGTCGTGTAACAGGATTATTCCGTGAAATGGTCTTTGCCTTCCTTTATGGTGCAAGTACTTCTACCGATGCATTCCAGGCATCCTTTCGTTTGCTTGATTTATTCCGGGACCTATTCGCTGAAACAACCCTATCTTCAGCAATTATACCGATATTGACCGAGGAAAAAAATAAAGGCAAACAAAACCAGAATTTGCTCGCCAGTAATATTTTTAATCTTCTCTTTATTGTTGTTGGCATCATTACAGTATTATGCATAATTTTTGCTCCTTATCTTGTTCGCATTATCGCCTTTGGATTTGGAAATATCCCCGGTAAATTTGACCTTACGGCAAAGCTCGCTCAAATCATAATACCATTCCTTCTATTTGTCGCTTTTTCTGCCTGGGCAATGAGTTATCTTAATACTGAAAATAAATTTTTTATTCCTTCTGTTGCATCTGCCTGGTTCAATATTTTTTCAATAGTTGTTCCCATCATTTTATATAATTATTTAATCAATAAGGGCATTGACCCCATTTTCGGTATGGCTTATGGTGTTCTGGCTGGCGGTTTGATACAATTCGGTTCTCAAATTCCTGCGCTTATCAAAAATGGATTTCGCTATCACCTATTTCTCAAACTAAGCGACCCCGCAATAAAAAAAGTAATATTTCTTTTCATTCCGGTTGCACTCGGACTTGCAAGTTCAAGGATAAATGTAATGGTGGATACAATTATGGTATCTTTTCTTGAAGAAAGAAGTATGACCTGGCTACATTATGCCTTTAGAATAATGCACCTTCCTTTAGGACTCTTTGGAATTGCAGTCGGTGCAGTCGCACTTCCTTCCCTATCAAAACTTGTGGTTGAAAATAATTTTGAAGAAATGCGCAGAACATTGCTTGGCTCATTAAAACTCGTATTTTTATTAACAATTCTCAGTTCGGTATTTATCATCTTTTTCTCCCACCCTATCACACGGATTATTTATGAACGTGGGAAATTCAATGCATTTGACACATCGGCAACTGCCTCAGCATTGATATTTTACATTATCGGCGTTCCTTTTGCCTCAGGATTACGCAATGTTGCGTCTGCCTTCTATGCATTAAAAGATTCAAAAACTCCAATGTATGTGAGCCTCGGAATGATTGCGGTCAATGTTTTTTTGAACTATATTTTAATGAGGCTTATGAGTTTTCGCGGAATAGCGCTTGCCACATCTATATCTGCCTTTCTTAACTTTATAATTTTATTTAAAATACTTCCCAAAAAAATTGGTAGTTTTGGAATAAATGAATTACTCAAATTTATTTTGTTGATTTCAATCGGTTCGGTAATAAGCAGTTTTATCGGAATAATTGTTTTTAACCATTTTAATAAAACTTTTTCGCCCAATCTATTAATCCAAATAATTGCCCTGTGCATTGCATGTTTTCTTACAGTGGTTACATTCTATTTTTATTGTAAGATTATAAAAATCAAAGATGCCACAAAAATTTTAAAACAACTTTTCAAAAGATAA
- a CDS encoding homocysteine S-methyltransferase family protein, translating into MNFLDRLLKKRIIILDGATGTNLFDKGLVPGEPPASLNLKNPDAIYKLQKAYIDAGSDVILTNTFSANPINFKEDYRKIIKSGIRIAFRAAGNKGFVLGDVGPLGILIRPYGDGEFEEVYRIYYEIFKTFYKSGVKSFLIETFNSIIEAKSAFLAARNFSEDIFVSFTFQENGRTIFGELPESIAITFEKLGAKAIGVNCTEPKTAIEVLKKMRLVTTLPLIAKPNAGKVTIEDGRVKNSISDSELAGYFNDFIKSGVRLIGGCCGTTPEYIKLISKSKNVAVRFPAQKKVFYLASSQKVARVENNTAIVVGERLNPSGRKKLKESLLKGDYTIYGNEAKTQEDAGADAIDINAFVPELDESKTLLRCLWEVLKSCKLPVFIDTQNFSAAEKAMMVYPGIGVYNSIPAREKELKRFLPIVKKFGFKAVISLVGKKIPRTFNERMKNVKLTIKVAKKMKFPLEDLIFDPLVFSAATESAQISETLQTVEVLHKKGFKTILGISNVSFGLPERSLLNSTLVTLAINSGVNFLIINPLDPKVMETYRSARALLKKDINEYIRWAKEISQKSRDFSPVKTETKKEKSEIFAPETDLIKAIIDGDVKLAVNETKKLLDDNVPSEKIIDHYVFNAMKKVGENYEKGIFFIPDLMKSAEATKAVLGLIKKRLERGTGVSEQRGKKKRIVLATVKGDIHDIGKNIVAMVLESAGYEVIDLGKDVDTTKIVEAVKRYKPIAVGLSALLTTTMPEMGNVIKLLRKNGLDTPVIIGGPNVSEGFAKQIGAYAAVNNAFEGLRVLKEIG; encoded by the coding sequence ATGAATTTTCTTGATAGATTGCTAAAGAAAAGAATCATTATACTTGATGGTGCTACAGGGACAAATCTTTTTGATAAAGGTTTGGTACCCGGAGAACCACCAGCAAGTTTGAATTTGAAAAATCCCGACGCAATATATAAATTACAAAAGGCGTATATTGATGCAGGTAGTGATGTAATTTTAACAAATACATTCAGTGCCAATCCGATAAATTTTAAAGAAGATTACAGGAAGATTATAAAGTCAGGGATAAGGATAGCTTTTAGGGCAGCAGGGAATAAGGGGTTTGTATTAGGTGATGTGGGACCCCTGGGTATTTTAATTAGACCTTATGGTGATGGTGAATTTGAAGAAGTTTACAGGATCTATTATGAAATTTTTAAAACATTTTATAAATCGGGTGTAAAATCATTTTTAATTGAAACTTTCAATTCTATAATTGAGGCAAAATCCGCATTCCTTGCAGCAAGAAATTTTTCTGAAGATATTTTTGTGAGTTTTACATTTCAGGAAAACGGTCGGACGATATTTGGTGAATTACCCGAATCAATTGCTATTACCTTTGAAAAACTCGGGGCAAAGGCTATCGGAGTGAATTGCACAGAACCCAAGACTGCAATAGAAGTTTTGAAAAAAATGCGGTTAGTGACAACTTTACCACTCATTGCAAAGCCAAATGCGGGTAAGGTTACGATTGAGGATGGCAGAGTAAAGAATTCAATCTCTGATTCCGAACTCGCCGGGTATTTTAATGATTTTATTAAATCCGGTGTGCGTTTGATCGGTGGTTGCTGTGGCACAACTCCTGAGTATATAAAATTAATATCTAAAAGTAAAAATGTTGCTGTTCGTTTTCCCGCACAAAAAAAAGTATTTTATCTTGCTTCATCCCAGAAAGTTGCAAGGGTTGAGAATAATACAGCCATAGTTGTTGGTGAACGTTTAAACCCATCAGGTAGAAAAAAATTGAAGGAAAGCCTATTAAAAGGTGATTATACGATTTATGGGAATGAAGCAAAAACTCAAGAAGATGCAGGTGCAGATGCCATTGACATAAATGCCTTTGTTCCTGAACTTGATGAGAGTAAGACATTATTGAGATGTCTATGGGAAGTTTTAAAGAGCTGCAAACTACCTGTTTTTATTGATACACAAAACTTTTCCGCAGCAGAAAAGGCGATGATGGTCTATCCAGGTATTGGCGTTTACAATTCAATACCTGCGCGGGAAAAAGAATTAAAAAGATTTTTGCCGATTGTAAAGAAATTCGGGTTTAAGGCAGTGATATCGCTTGTGGGTAAAAAAATTCCACGGACATTCAATGAACGGATGAAGAATGTTAAGCTTACAATAAAAGTAGCGAAAAAAATGAAATTTCCATTGGAAGATTTAATCTTTGACCCGCTGGTATTTTCGGCGGCTACCGAATCCGCACAGATTTCTGAAACATTGCAGACGGTTGAAGTTTTACACAAAAAAGGATTTAAAACAATATTGGGCATATCAAATGTTTCATTTGGATTACCAGAGAGAAGTTTGTTGAATTCAACACTTGTAACCCTGGCAATAAATTCTGGTGTAAATTTCTTAATAATAAATCCACTTGACCCGAAGGTAATGGAGACCTATCGGTCAGCGCGTGCGCTTCTTAAGAAAGATATCAATGAGTATATCAGATGGGCAAAAGAAATTTCTCAAAAGAGTAGGGACTTCAGTCCCGTAAAAACTGAGACAAAAAAAGAAAAATCTGAAATTTTTGCTCCTGAAACAGATTTGATTAAAGCAATAATTGATGGTGATGTAAAATTGGCAGTAAATGAAACAAAAAAATTACTTGATGACAATGTTCCCTCTGAGAAGATAATAGACCATTATGTTTTTAATGCAATGAAAAAAGTCGGTGAAAATTATGAGAAGGGTATATTTTTTATCCCTGATTTGATGAAATCCGCTGAGGCAACAAAGGCGGTACTTGGGTTAATTAAAAAAAGATTGGAGCGGGGGACCGGGGTATCGGAGCAACGGGGCAAAAAGAAAAGAATAGTGCTAGCGACGGTAAAGGGTGATATACACGATATTGGCAAAAATATTGTAGCAATGGTTTTAGAGTCCGCAGGATATGAAGTTATTGATTTAGGTAAAGATGTTGATACTACAAAGATCGTTGAGGCAGTTAAAAGATATAAACCGATTGCGGTAGGTTTGAGTGCACTTCTGACAACGACAATGCCTGAAATGGGGAATGTGATAAAATTATTGAGAAAAAACGGACTTGATACACCGGTGATTATTGGTGGTCCTAATGTAAGTGAAGGATTTGCAAAGCAGATTGGTGCTTATGCCGCGGTCAATAATGCATTTGAAGGACTACGGGTGTTAAAGGAGATAGGATAA
- a CDS encoding methylenetetrahydrofolate reductase — MLRDKLKDKKIITLEILLPTSIDTDSLIKELQSARDYVDAFNIPSNPLGKLRPDALCFAHILQESLKIETIPHFVARHFTLLSFESQLLGAKALGIENILCVTGDTPVEGRSMFELNSSRLLDVAKNLRQGLTSARKTITPIDFCLCTSFNPNAPNIQGEFIKAGEKCRCGAEVFFTQPVFQPEKFIEIIRELRKRHQSIKIIAGLSFLYTKKRAFSLMKFLGIPYEYITKIEEVNESELLLETAKKLKDYVDGFYVIPIGKYANGFELIKKIRGII, encoded by the coding sequence ATGCTAAGGGATAAATTGAAAGATAAAAAGATTATCACTCTTGAGATTCTTCTACCTACGAGTATTGATACTGATAGTCTTATTAAAGAACTCCAATCAGCCAGGGATTATGTTGATGCCTTTAACATTCCTTCAAATCCATTGGGAAAGTTGAGACCGGATGCATTATGTTTTGCCCATATCTTGCAGGAAAGCCTGAAAATAGAAACCATACCACATTTTGTAGCAAGGCATTTTACACTTCTATCCTTTGAAAGTCAGTTGCTTGGGGCAAAGGCACTCGGGATAGAGAATATTTTATGTGTCACAGGTGATACACCGGTTGAAGGCAGGAGTATGTTTGAACTGAATTCTTCCAGATTGCTGGATGTTGCAAAAAATTTAAGACAGGGTTTGACTTCCGCAAGAAAGACAATCACACCGATTGATTTTTGTTTATGCACAAGTTTCAATCCCAATGCTCCGAATATTCAGGGGGAGTTTATTAAAGCAGGGGAGAAGTGTAGATGCGGGGCAGAGGTATTCTTTACCCAACCGGTATTTCAACCGGAAAAATTTATTGAGATAATAAGGGAATTACGAAAACGGCATCAGAGTATTAAAATCATTGCGGGGCTTTCTTTTTTATATACAAAAAAGCGTGCTTTTTCACTTATGAAATTTCTTGGCATTCCTTATGAATACATAACAAAGATTGAAGAGGTTAATGAATCTGAACTACTCCTTGAAACTGCAAAAAAGTTAAAAGATTATGTAGATGGATTTTATGTAATACCAATCGGAAAGTATGCAAATGGATTTGAATTGATAAAAAAGATAAGAGGTATTATTTAA